One window from the genome of Mucilaginibacter ginsenosidivorans encodes:
- a CDS encoding ABC transporter permease, giving the protein MNTYLFHIDLYGLIFLGTIFVGLTFAWLLWFSRGNNRVANRFLSLALVTAALQIVWVLVSDSRPVGSLSHWSWFSSQFWLAVGPLIFFYMRKRTWQARGFSRKDLLYFCPLLLPWFMLGLEITVSSRAGAAPDNTVIFQRLNTLVHLIAFMSVAVYLYWSRQLIDRFYKGLKFNDGDRYRRELQWLHDLLIGLGLVWLLWIPLTAIDYFAYHNQLDRQAYYPLYILLAAMIIRLGAVAFLRPENEASVEPQAFSKPLPSTELKQKGAWLKKVMETTLFHQDAELSLGTLAERLGIHPHELSRIINIALKKNFNDFVNECRIMDVVRKMQNPVYDRMTLLGIAFESGFNSKSTFNRTFKQMTGKSPAEYKKERPTYHLTPYSHSGTIISYKEAAPVWSSEKLNRNYMFKNYLKIAWRSLKRNKGYATINVVGLAIGIASCLLIFLIVQFETSFDNFHSKKDHIYRVLTVFHNPDGVFPTSGTPLPLSEGLRIDFPQLQSVAAIMQNDGSHYSVGNSTKSETAKKFKEDLAYFAEPQFFDIFDFKWLAGDKKKALAEPNTVVLTRDEANKFFGDWHDAMGKIVRYENRKDLKVTGILEDVPANTDFPIKLVVSWLTSAGKGGEHEGNAHDWVSTFGDNNCYIILPDNISVSRFNANLQAFVKKHKPADYVKDGLALQALADMHYNTQVNVFSGHPFSKQLIDVITLIGVFLLIIACVNFINLATAQAVNRSKEVGIRKVLGSKRNQLVCQFITETLIITVFAVVLAVGIAQLVLPMLNSLLEIKLSAGFLLDPTLLLFLLGVIMAVTLLSGFYPAMVLSGFNPIEALKNKIRAGRSTGISLRRVLVVFQFGIAQVLVIGTLVLIYQMNYFNNKSLGFNKEAVITVDFPGDSVSRTKINSLKDQLMLQPGINDVSFSFASPSDNNGWGSDFKFNNSPKQTDFSASLKWADAEYFKLYGLQFAAGGPYLKSDTINSYVINETLMHKLGMRDPKDAIGKYIKLWDDKTKYARIVGVVKDFNIGSLRNPIPPVLMAPWKDVYQKLNIKIQPQNVSQTLASVEKLWNSTFPEGMYEYQFLDDKIANFYKSERQLSDLYKIFAGIAIFISCLGLYGLVSFMAVQRTKEVGIRKTLGASVGHIVYLFSKEFTILILIAFPIAGGLGYYFMHKWLQDFTYKITMGPGIFIIAIMSSVVIAWAAVGFKAVKAALANPVRSLRSE; this is encoded by the coding sequence TTGAATACCTATTTATTCCATATTGACCTGTACGGGCTGATCTTCCTCGGAACGATCTTCGTGGGGCTTACTTTTGCGTGGCTTTTATGGTTTTCGAGAGGTAATAACCGGGTTGCAAACCGTTTTTTAAGCCTTGCTCTTGTTACAGCTGCTTTACAGATAGTATGGGTATTGGTTTCAGATAGCCGGCCGGTAGGCTCTTTATCGCATTGGAGTTGGTTTTCTTCCCAATTTTGGCTGGCAGTCGGCCCGCTTATCTTTTTTTATATGCGCAAAAGAACCTGGCAGGCGCGCGGTTTCAGCCGAAAGGACCTGCTGTACTTTTGTCCGTTATTGTTACCATGGTTTATGCTGGGATTAGAAATAACGGTAAGCAGCAGGGCTGGTGCAGCCCCCGATAATACGGTTATCTTTCAACGCTTGAACACCTTAGTGCACCTGATAGCATTTATGTCCGTCGCCGTGTACCTGTATTGGTCGCGCCAGTTGATCGATCGTTTTTATAAGGGCTTGAAATTTAACGATGGTGATCGCTATCGCCGGGAACTGCAATGGCTGCATGATTTGCTGATCGGGCTGGGGCTGGTATGGTTGTTATGGATACCTTTAACAGCAATTGACTACTTTGCCTACCACAACCAGTTAGACAGGCAGGCATATTATCCGTTGTATATACTTTTAGCTGCTATGATCATCCGGCTGGGCGCGGTTGCTTTTTTAAGACCAGAAAATGAAGCATCGGTCGAACCGCAGGCGTTTTCAAAACCACTGCCTTCGACCGAATTAAAGCAGAAGGGTGCGTGGCTGAAAAAGGTAATGGAGACCACCCTGTTTCACCAGGATGCCGAGCTGAGTTTGGGCACGCTGGCCGAAAGGCTTGGCATACATCCGCATGAATTATCACGGATCATCAACATCGCCCTTAAAAAAAACTTCAATGATTTTGTTAACGAATGCCGCATCATGGATGTGGTACGGAAAATGCAGAATCCTGTTTACGACCGGATGACCCTGCTGGGTATTGCATTTGAATCAGGTTTCAATTCTAAATCTACCTTTAACCGTACTTTCAAACAAATGACCGGAAAAAGCCCGGCCGAGTATAAAAAAGAGCGCCCAACTTATCATTTGACACCTTATTCCCATTCGGGGACTATAATTTCGTACAAAGAAGCCGCCCCGGTGTGGTCTTCTGAGAAATTAAATCGCAATTATATGTTTAAGAATTATTTGAAGATAGCCTGGCGCAGTTTGAAGAGAAATAAGGGCTATGCGACCATTAATGTTGTTGGCTTGGCTATAGGCATTGCATCGTGCCTGCTTATTTTCCTGATCGTTCAGTTCGAAACCAGTTTTGATAATTTCCATTCGAAAAAGGATCACATTTATAGGGTGCTGACAGTTTTTCATAATCCGGATGGCGTATTCCCAACCAGCGGCACACCCTTGCCGCTTTCGGAAGGGTTAAGAATAGATTTTCCGCAACTGCAGTCGGTAGCAGCAATTATGCAGAATGATGGGAGCCATTATTCTGTTGGTAATAGCACCAAGAGCGAAACGGCGAAGAAATTCAAGGAAGACCTGGCTTACTTTGCCGAACCTCAATTCTTTGACATATTTGATTTTAAATGGTTGGCAGGCGATAAAAAGAAAGCTTTGGCCGAACCCAACACAGTAGTGCTTACCCGCGATGAAGCAAATAAGTTTTTTGGCGACTGGCACGATGCCATGGGAAAGATAGTAAGGTATGAAAATAGAAAAGACCTTAAGGTTACCGGTATTTTGGAGGATGTACCGGCTAATACCGATTTCCCGATAAAACTGGTGGTCTCATGGCTTACCAGCGCAGGAAAAGGAGGGGAACACGAGGGCAATGCGCATGACTGGGTGAGCACCTTTGGCGATAACAACTGTTATATCATTTTGCCTGATAATATAAGTGTGAGCCGTTTCAATGCTAATTTACAGGCCTTTGTAAAAAAGCACAAGCCGGCAGATTATGTAAAAGACGGACTGGCGCTGCAGGCACTGGCCGATATGCATTACAATACCCAGGTGAATGTATTCAGCGGCCATCCGTTCAGCAAGCAGCTTATTGATGTTATCACCCTGATCGGTGTATTTCTGCTTATTATAGCCTGTGTCAATTTTATTAACCTCGCTACCGCACAGGCGGTTAACCGTTCAAAAGAAGTTGGCATCCGAAAGGTGTTGGGCAGCAAGCGTAATCAGCTGGTTTGTCAATTCATTACAGAAACCCTTATCATAACGGTATTTGCGGTCGTATTGGCCGTGGGTATAGCGCAACTGGTATTACCCATGCTGAATAGTCTTCTCGAAATTAAGCTTAGCGCCGGCTTTTTGTTAGACCCAACGCTTTTACTGTTCCTGCTTGGTGTTATTATGGCCGTAACGCTGTTGTCGGGCTTTTATCCCGCCATGGTGCTTTCCGGGTTCAATCCTATAGAGGCGCTTAAAAACAAGATCAGGGCTGGCCGCTCTACGGGTATATCGTTGAGGCGGGTACTGGTAGTATTTCAATTTGGTATTGCACAGGTATTGGTGATAGGCACCCTTGTGCTTATTTACCAAATGAATTATTTTAACAATAAATCACTGGGATTTAATAAAGAAGCGGTTATTACTGTCGATTTCCCCGGCGATAGCGTCAGCCGGACCAAAATAAATTCGTTGAAAGACCAACTCATGCTTCAACCGGGCATCAACGATGTGAGTTTCAGTTTCGCAAGCCCGTCGGACAATAACGGGTGGGGCAGCGACTTTAAATTTAATAATTCGCCAAAGCAAACCGATTTTAGCGCCAGTTTAAAATGGGCCGATGCGGAGTATTTTAAATTATACGGCCTGCAATTTGCAGCGGGAGGGCCATATTTGAAAAGTGACACCATAAACAGTTATGTAATTAATGAAACATTGATGCATAAATTAGGTATGCGTGATCCGAAAGATGCGATCGGGAAATATATTAAGCTTTGGGACGATAAAACGAAATATGCGCGAATTGTAGGAGTAGTGAAGGACTTTAACATCGGCTCGCTGAGAAACCCCATACCTCCTGTTCTAATGGCCCCATGGAAAGATGTTTATCAAAAATTGAACATCAAAATACAACCGCAGAATGTGAGCCAGACGTTGGCCTCGGTAGAAAAACTGTGGAACAGCACCTTCCCCGAGGGTATGTATGAATACCAGTTCCTGGATGATAAAATAGCTAATTTTTACAAGAGCGAACGGCAATTGTCGGACCTTTACAAAATATTTGCAGGAATAGCCATTTTTATATCTTGTTTAGGCTTATATGGGTTGGTCTCGTTTATGGCCGTACAGCGCACCAAAGAGGTTGGTATACGCAAAACGCTGGGCGCTTCTGTTGGTCACATTGTCTATCTTTTCTCGAAAGAGTTTACTATCCTTATCCTAATTGCGTTTCCTATTGCAGGAGGCTTAGGCTATTATTTTATGCACAAGTGGCTGCAGGATTTTACCTACAAAATAACCATGGGTCCGGGAATATTTATCATCGCAATTATGAGCTCTGTTGTAATTGCCTGGGCTGCGGTCGGCTTTAAAGCGGTTAAGGCGGCTTTAGCCAACCCGGTGCGGAGCTTAAGGTCGGAGTAA
- a CDS encoding ABC transporter ATP-binding protein — translation MLSLQHVTKFYQVGGNKNLILNDISLDVDQGEFISIMGPSGSGKSTLLNIIGMLDEPSQGYHYFMGQAVHQLKEKQRSALYKQYIGFVFQAYHLIDELTVYENIETPLIYQDVKGSERKAMVADMLDRFQIVGKKDLFPAQLSGGQQQLVGIARALIASPKLILADEPTGNLNSKQGEEIMELFRKLNKEDGVTIIQVTHSEKNAEYGTRIIDLLDGKVESSRKF, via the coding sequence ATGCTATCACTACAACACGTAACTAAATTTTACCAGGTTGGCGGCAACAAGAATCTTATACTAAATGATATCAGCCTTGATGTCGACCAGGGTGAGTTCATTTCTATCATGGGCCCATCAGGTTCGGGTAAATCTACTTTATTGAATATAATTGGGATGCTTGATGAACCGTCACAAGGTTACCATTACTTTATGGGACAGGCGGTACATCAGCTCAAAGAGAAACAGCGTTCGGCGCTTTACAAACAATACATCGGCTTTGTTTTCCAGGCTTACCATTTGATAGACGAGCTTACCGTGTACGAAAACATTGAAACTCCGCTTATATACCAGGATGTAAAAGGTTCGGAACGCAAGGCCATGGTGGCCGATATGCTGGACAGGTTCCAGATAGTTGGCAAAAAAGACCTTTTCCCGGCTCAATTATCCGGGGGACAGCAGCAGCTTGTAGGTATTGCACGTGCACTTATAGCCAGTCCGAAACTGATATTAGCTGATGAGCCTACTGGTAATCTCAATTCGAAGCAAGGGGAGGAGATAATGGAACTTTTCAGGAAACTAAATAAAGAGGACGGCGTGACCATTATACAGGTAACCCACTCTGAAAAGAATGCGGAATACGGAACGAGGATAATTGATTTACTGGATGGAAAGGTTGAGTCCTCGCGCAAGTTCTGA